From a single Arachis hypogaea cultivar Tifrunner chromosome 3, arahy.Tifrunner.gnm2.J5K5, whole genome shotgun sequence genomic region:
- the LOC140183613 gene encoding uncharacterized protein, with translation MADFLVEVMGDPIEETCTRWKFHMDGASNQTSGGAGIIMESPAGVVYEQSIRFEFPVSNNQAEYEALIGGLAPATEVRATRLEVCSDSQVVTSQVNGSYQARDSLLQKYLEKVKDLSRKFEEVTIHHVPRERNTRADLLSKLASTNRERVTDLSSKV, from the coding sequence ATGGCTGACTTCCTGGTAGAAGTGATGGGGGATCCAATCGAAGAGACGTGCACACGGTGGAAGTTCCACATGGACGGAGCCTCCAATCAGACGTCCGGGGGCGCCGGGATCATCATGGAAAGCCCAGCCGGGGTCGTATACGAACAGTCGATCAGGTTCGAATTTCCCGtctcgaacaaccaagcagaatacgaagccctcaTAGGGGGCTTAGCCCCAGCAACCGAAGTCAGAGCGACAAGGTTGGAAGTATGCAGCGATTCACAAGTCGTCACCTCCCAAGTAAACGGGAGTTACCAAGCCAGAGACTCACTATTACAAAAATACTTGGAGAAGGTCAAGGATTTGAGCCGAAAGTTTGAGGAGGTCACGATCCACCACGTtccaagagaaaggaacacacgggcagatctCCTATCAAAACTGGCTAGCACAAACCGGGAGAGGGTAACCGATCTCTCGTCCAAGGTATGA